The genomic segment ACGATGTGTTCGAGCACGCGCGGGCCGGCCAGCGCGCCCTCTTTCGTCACGTGGCCGACCATGATGATGGTCGTGCCCGACTGCTTGGCGATCCGCGTCAATTGCGCGGCGCACTCGCGCACCTGCGCGACCGAGCCGGGCGCGGAGGTCAGCGCATCGGAATAGACGGTCTGGATCGAGTCGATGACCGCGACGTCGGGTTTGTGATCGGCGATCGTCGCCTGAATTTTTTCGAGCTGGATTTCGGCGAGCAATTGCAGTTCGCTCGCTTTCGAACCGGGTTCGAGCAGCGAAAGCCGTTGTGCGCGCAACGCGATCTGCGCAGCCGATTCTTCGCCGCTGATGTAGAGCGCGCGTTTATCGGCGGCAATTTCGGCGAGCGATTGCAGCAGCAGCGTCGATTTGCCGATCCCCGGATCGCCGCCGATCAGCACCACGCCGCCCGGCACCAGGCCGCCGCCCAGCACACGGTCGAACTCGCTGACGCCGGTGGAGAAGCGCGGCACGTCGGATGCCTCGATATCGGCGAGCCGACGCACCGGCGCGCTTTTCGCGAGCGACTGGAAGCGATGCGTGGACGGTGCCTCAGCGACCGACTCGACCAGCGTGTTCCACGCCTGGCACGACGGGCACTGTCCGGCCCATTTCGGCGACTGGCCGCCGCATTCACTGCAGATGTACAAGGTCTTCGGTTTAGCCACGCGTGATTGCCTGTGTTGCCTGTTGGTGTTCGTGGGATCGATATGTTCGATGGACCGGTCGCATTGGGCCGATTCGTCGAGCTTCGGAAAAAAAGTGGGGAAAGCGGGTGGGAAAGCTGACGGTTGCCCAAGCGGCTACTCGCCGAGCCGATAGCGGGCTTCTAGTCCTAACCGGCTGCAGCCGCGCCGCCAGAAGCGGAAACGAAGCTGCGCAACCTGCTGTCACCGCCGCAGTTCGCGCAGCAACCGCAACACGCCGCGCCGCATTTGCGACTGCCACGCCGCTTTGTGCAAACCCGGCCCGACGCTTTCCTTACTCGTCGAGCACGGGCCCGGCACCCGCACGCGTCACTCCGCGCGCACCGGTACGCGCGGCGCGACCGCGCACATCAATTCATAGCCGATCGTGCCGCACGCCTGCGCGACATCGTCGATCGGCAGCGCGGCGCCCCAAAGCTCCACGCGCGAGCCAATATTGGCGGTCGGAACCGGCGTCAGATCGACGGTGAGCATGTCCATCGAAACGCGCCCGACGATCCGCGTGCG from the Paraburkholderia fungorum genome contains:
- the radA gene encoding DNA repair protein RadA; this translates as MAKPKTLYICSECGGQSPKWAGQCPSCQAWNTLVESVAEAPSTHRFQSLAKSAPVRRLADIEASDVPRFSTGVSEFDRVLGGGLVPGGVVLIGGDPGIGKSTLLLQSLAEIAADKRALYISGEESAAQIALRAQRLSLLEPGSKASELQLLAEIQLEKIQATIADHKPDVAVIDSIQTVYSDALTSAPGSVAQVRECAAQLTRIAKQSGTTIIMVGHVTKEGALAGPRVLEHIVDTVLYFEGDTHSSYRLVRAIKNRFGAVNELGVFAMTERGLRGVANPSALFLSQHEQSVPGSCVLVTQEGTRPLLVEVQALVDASNAPNPRRLAVGLEQNRLAMLLAVLHRHAGIACFDQDVFLNAVGGVKITEPAADLAVLLAIHSSLRNKPLPKGLVVFGEVGLAGEIRPSPRGQERLKEAAKLGFSVAVIPKANAPKQPIEGLQVVAVERIEQAIDRVRTLE